A window of the Alkalibaculum bacchi genome harbors these coding sequences:
- the rpmC gene encoding 50S ribosomal protein L29, producing MKAKEIRELTTPELNQKLVDLKEELFNLRFQMATGQLDNPMRIREVKRTYAKVKTILREREIKALEA from the coding sequence ATGAAGGCTAAAGAGATTAGAGAGCTAACTACTCCAGAATTAAATCAGAAATTAGTTGATTTAAAAGAAGAATTATTTAATCTAAGATTTCAAATGGCAACTGGCCAATTGGATAACCCAATGAGAATAAGAGAAGTAAAAAGAACTTATGCAAAGGTAAAAACAATTCTTAGAGAACGTGAAATAAAAGCATTAGAAGCTTAA
- the rpsQ gene encoding 30S ribosomal protein S17 encodes MERAFRKTIVGKVVSDKMDKTIVVAVETFVKHPLYNKRVKKTVKFKAHDEENVCKIGDTVKLMETRPLSKDKRWRMVDIVKKAQ; translated from the coding sequence GTGGAAAGAGCATTTAGAAAGACGATAGTCGGAAAAGTTGTCAGCGATAAAATGGACAAAACGATCGTCGTTGCTGTTGAGACTTTTGTAAAGCACCCTCTTTACAATAAACGAGTTAAAAAAACAGTGAAGTTTAAAGCGCATGACGAAGAAAATGTATGCAAAATTGGCGATACAGTAAAATTAATGGAAACAAGGCCTTTAAGTAAAGATAAAAGATGGAGAATGGTCGACATCGTTAAGAAGGCACAATAA
- the rplN gene encoding 50S ribosomal protein L14: protein MIQQETRLKVADNTGAKELLCIRVLGGSGKRYAKVGDIIVCSVKSATPGGVVKKGDVVKAVVVRTKKSTRRNDGSYIAFDQNAAVIIKDDQQPRGTRIFGPVARELREKKFMKILSLAPEVL, encoded by the coding sequence ATGATACAACAAGAAACTAGACTAAAAGTTGCAGACAATACTGGGGCGAAAGAACTTTTATGTATTAGAGTTCTAGGAGGTTCTGGTAAAAGATATGCAAAAGTTGGAGATATAATCGTTTGTTCTGTAAAAAGCGCAACGCCAGGCGGTGTTGTTAAAAAAGGTGACGTAGTAAAAGCGGTAGTAGTTCGTACAAAAAAATCTACTAGAAGAAATGACGGAAGCTATATTGCATTCGATCAAAACGCTGCTGTTATCATTAAAGATGATCAACAACCAAGAGGAACTCGTATATTCGGACCTGTAGCTAGAGAGCTAAGAGAAAAGAAATTTATGAAAATATTGTCCCTAGCACCAGAGGTACTATAA
- the rplX gene encoding 50S ribosomal protein L24: MANKVHVKKDDIVMVNAGKSKGVKGKVLAVYPKENRVVVEGVNVITKHMKPSQQSPQGGIVKKEGKIHASNVLLYCEKCQKGVRVGKKFLEDGSKVRYCKKCGETFNK; encoded by the coding sequence TTGGCTAACAAAGTCCATGTGAAAAAAGATGATATAGTTATGGTAAACGCAGGTAAGAGCAAAGGCGTTAAAGGCAAAGTCTTAGCTGTTTACCCTAAAGAAAATAGAGTAGTCGTTGAAGGTGTTAATGTCATTACAAAACATATGAAACCTTCACAACAATCGCCTCAAGGCGGTATCGTAAAAAAAGAAGGAAAAATCCACGCTTCTAATGTATTATTATACTGTGAAAAATGCCAAAAAGGCGTTCGAGTTGGAAAGAAATTCTTAGAAGATGGTTCAAAAGTAAGATACTGTAAAAAGTGCGGAGAAACATTTAACAAGTAG
- the rplE gene encoding 50S ribosomal protein L5: MPRLKDKYTTEVIPALMEKFKYKNIMEVPKLEKVVINMGLGDAKDNSKAFEAAVNDLAIISGQKPIITKAKKSVSNFKLREGMNIGTKVTLRANRMYEFTDKLLNIALPRVRDFSGVSNKSFDGRGNYSLGIKEQLIFPEIEYDKVDKIRGMDIIFVTTAKSDEEALELLTLLGMPFKR; the protein is encoded by the coding sequence ATGCCTAGATTAAAGGATAAATATACAACAGAAGTAATTCCAGCATTAATGGAAAAATTCAAATATAAAAACATTATGGAAGTTCCTAAACTAGAAAAAGTCGTTATCAATATGGGTTTGGGAGATGCCAAAGATAATTCAAAAGCTTTTGAAGCAGCAGTAAATGATTTGGCTATTATCTCAGGTCAAAAGCCGATAATAACAAAAGCAAAAAAATCTGTATCAAACTTTAAACTTAGAGAAGGTATGAACATCGGTACTAAAGTTACTCTAAGAGCTAACAGAATGTATGAATTTACGGATAAATTATTAAATATTGCATTGCCTAGAGTTAGAGACTTCAGTGGGGTTTCAAACAAGTCATTTGACGGAAGAGGAAATTACTCTTTAGGAATTAAAGAGCAATTGATTTTCCCAGAAATTGAATACGACAAAGTAGACAAAATAAGAGGTATGGATATCATTTTTGTAACGACTGCAAAGAGTGATGAAGAAGCATTGGAATTATTGACTTTGCTTGGAATGCCTTTTAAAAGATAA
- a CDS encoding type Z 30S ribosomal protein S14, protein MAKKAMVNKQQKTPKYSTRAYNRCRICGRPHGYLRKYGVCRICFRELAYKGEIPGVKKASW, encoded by the coding sequence ATGGCTAAAAAAGCAATGGTGAATAAACAACAAAAAACACCTAAGTATTCTACAAGGGCTTATAATAGATGCCGTATTTGCGGAAGACCTCACGGATATTTAAGAAAATACGGAGTTTGCAGAATATGTTTTAGAGAATTGGCTTATAAAGGCGAAATACCAGGCGTTAAAAAAGCAAGCTGGTAA